One part of the Cyprinus carpio isolate SPL01 chromosome B12, ASM1834038v1, whole genome shotgun sequence genome encodes these proteins:
- the noc3l gene encoding nucleolar complex protein 3 homolog — MGPASKRNKKKKPSFRKLLKTSNLKLENKLKNRQFKQQSSAKKQRKEQRKLRQAITDVSHKTLKPLERYKKKPEGEEEEDEEEFLESLPVDMMDDDDLEQIRAMAKKASFLTRDISSCTPVHAKKRKSEQPVKKYEKMPRKMQQEEEKELIHLLPIKDKSGLIPQSMEKPVVPEAEEEEEPVDQDELNQEEEPEIVPLLTPQEQLELRAQKLTEKKLHMASLSSAVLADPHVNIKKLKELRAMLMETDPCVAVTVRKLVMVSLLEVFKDIVPSYRIRPLTEEEKAAKVKKETLQLREFEEGLVSQYKFYLEDLEQTVKDWKQKKQKRSQAVSLQSYKGLAEVAIRCICDLLVALPHFNFHNNIVVMVVPLMRDSVKKVSEMCCGAVSKLLKQDKLGQASLAVVKVISGMVKGRNYNVKPEVLNCLLCLRIKEVEMRKDTEDTAPKKKFMSFKEKRTNLSRMQRKWKKAEEKLQKELLEAEASESKDKKIKLHTETLNIVFLIYFRILKKAQKSILLPSVLEGLARFAHLINLEFFDDLLSVLYGLITSGDLTYRESLHCILTSFHILSGQGDVLNIDPLKFYNHLYKTLLTLHAGGRNEDTAIVLQCLDVMLTKRRKQVTLQRAQGFLKRLSTLSLHLLPDSSVGILAANRALMHTFPKCDILLDNEMQGSGVYLPELDVPEYCNPQNTALWELHLLKRHYHPMVRKFAAHLMKGAPSEGSGALSMELSRRTPVQLFEDYSVKDMSFNPPVAGPPSKKKEHFTIGDAFLDSELKTLINAALQNESELTSLDFTSQQTQQETRMTAN; from the exons ATGGGCCCG GCTTCCAAAAGGAACAAGAAAAAGAAGCCTAGCTTCAGAAAACTGCTGAAAACCAGCAATCTGAAGCTAGAGAACAAGCTGAAGAATCGGCAGTTTAAGCAACAGAGCTCAGCTAAGAAACAACGCAAAGAACAGCGGAAACTTCGGCAGGCCATTACCGATGTCTCCCATAAGACCCTCAAACCCCTGGAGCGCTATAAGAAGAAACCAG agggggaggaagaggaggacgaggaggagtTCCTGGAGTCTCTGCCTGTAGACATGATGGACGATGATGACCTGGAGCAGATCAGAGCCATGGCAAAAAAAGCTTCCTTTCTGACTCGAGACATCTCATCCTG CACTCCAGTACATGCCAAAAAGCGCAAGTCCGAGCAGCCGGTGAAGAAGTATGAGAAGATGCCCAGGAAGATGCAGCAGGAGGAAGAGAAGGAGCTCATTCATCTGCTGCCCATCAAAGACAAGAGCGGCCTGATCCCTCAGAGCATGGAGaaacctg TTGTGCCGgaggcagaggaagaggaggagccagTCGACCAGGATGAGTTAAATCAAG aGGAGGAACCCGAGATCGTTCCACTGTTAACTCCTCAGGAGCAGCTAGAGCTTCGCGCTCAGAAGCTGACGGAGAAGAAACTGCACATGGCAAGTCTGTCGTCTGCAGTGCTCGCAGATCCACACGTCAAT ATCAAGAAGCTGAAGGAGTTGAGGGCCATGCTGATGGAGACGGACCCGTGCGTCGCCGTCACGGTCAGAAAGCTGGTCATGGTGTCCCTCCTGGAGGTGTTTAAGGACATTGTGCCGTCGTATCGAATCCGACCGCTGACGGAAGAGGAGAAAGCTGCAAAG GTGAAAAAAGAGACGCTGCAGCTGAGGGAGTTTGAGGAGGGTCTCGTCAGCCAGTATAAGTTTTACTTGGAAGATCTGGAACAGACAGTCAAAG ACTGGAAGCAGAAGAAGCAGAAGAGAAGTCAGGCCGTGTCTCTTCAGAGTTATAAAGGTCTTGCTGAAGTGGCCATCCGGTGCATCTGTGATCTCCTGGTAGCTCTGCCACACTTCAATTTTCACAACAACATCGTAGTCATGGTGGTGCCTCTGATGCGCGACTCTGTCAAGAAG GTGTCTGAGATGTGCTGTGGAGCCGTCAGCAAACTGCTGAAGCAGGATAAACTGGGCCAGGCCTCGTTAGCCGTGGTGAAGGTCATCTCAGGCATGGTCAAGGGCAGAAACTACAACGTCAAACCTGAG GTGCTGAACTGTCTTCTCTGTCTGAGAATAAAAGAAGTGGAAATGAGGAAAGATACAGAAGATACTGCGCCAAAAAAGAAGTTCATGTCCTTCAAGGAGAAGCGGACAAATTTGTCCAGGATGCAGCGGAAG TGGAAGAAAGCAGAGGAGAAGCTACAGAAAGAGCTTCTAGAAGCTGAGGCTTCAGAGAGCAAGGACAAGAAAATTAAATTG CACACAGAGACGCTGAACATTGTGTTCCTCATCTACTTCAGAATACTGAAGAAAGCTCAGAAGTCCATCTTACTGCCCTCCGTTTTAGAAGGTCTCGCGAG GTTTGCTCATTTGATAAACCTGGAGTTCTTTGATGATTTGTTATCGGTGCTGTACGGCCTCATCACATCAGGT GATCTGACGTATCGCGAGAGCCTTCACTGCATCCTCACATCCTTCCACATCCTCTCAGGACAAG GTGACGTCCTCAACATCGACCCTTTGAAATTCTACAACCACTTATACAAAACTCTGCTGACGCTGCACGCAG GAGGAAGGAACGAGGACACGGCGATCGTGCTGCAGTGTCTGGACGTCATGCTGACCAAACGCAGGAAGCAGGTGACTCTGCAGAGGGCGCAGGGCTTCCTGAAGAGACTGAGCACGCTCAGTCTGCACCTGCTGCCTGACTCCAGTGTGGGCATCCTGGCTGCCAACAGGGCGCTGATGCAT ACCTTCCCTAAGTGTGACATCCTGCTGGATAATGAAATGCAGGGCAGCGGTGTGTATCTGCCAGAGCTGGATGTGCCCGAGTACTGCAACCCTCAGAACACGGCACTGTGGGAGCTTCACTTACTGAAG AGACACTATCACCCTATGGTGAGGAAGTTTGCAGCTCATCTGATGAAAGGCGCTCCTAGTGAAGGCTCAGGTGCTCTCAGCATGGAGCTCAGCAGAAG GACCCCAGTGCAGCTGTTTGAAGACTACAGTGTTAAAGACATGAGCTTCAACCCTCCTGTTGCAGGACCCCCCTCAAAGAAAAAG GAACATTTCACAATCGGTGATGCGTTTTTAGATTCTGAGCTAAAGACTCTGATTAATGCTGCTCTTCAGAACGAGAGCGAGCTGACGAGTCTAGACTTCACATCACAACAAACACAGCAGGAAACACGAATGACTGCAAATTAA